Proteins co-encoded in one Halococcoides cellulosivorans genomic window:
- a CDS encoding ABC transporter permease subunit — MFETTRFQAERRLPAAIVIGLGMGGFAAMMTLLAPGIVGDVDMDALMGQLPASMVEGLDLAQMATLEGFVAIEIYQYTWLLGLGAYVAYVAAGSIAGDIDSGRMDTLLAAPIARWHLLVETYLAVLTPILVVNAIVFGAVAGANALLTDPMAIGDLAAVHLLSIPYLLACGAFGTFASVAAGRRRVAEGVSAGGIVGAYLVDTLVTETDLAWLGGLSPTRYYVPLDILTQSAYDPLGAVILLGAAVVLVAASALWFGEVDLHA, encoded by the coding sequence ATGTTTGAGACCACCAGATTCCAGGCCGAGCGCCGCCTGCCCGCCGCGATCGTGATCGGCCTCGGGATGGGCGGGTTCGCCGCGATGATGACGCTGCTCGCGCCGGGGATCGTCGGTGACGTCGACATGGACGCGCTGATGGGGCAGTTGCCCGCGTCGATGGTCGAGGGCCTCGACCTGGCGCAGATGGCGACACTCGAAGGCTTCGTCGCGATCGAGATCTACCAGTACACCTGGCTGCTCGGCCTCGGGGCGTACGTGGCGTACGTCGCCGCCGGATCGATCGCGGGCGATATCGACTCGGGGCGGATGGACACGCTGCTCGCCGCGCCGATCGCGCGCTGGCACCTGCTCGTCGAGACCTATCTCGCCGTGCTCACACCGATCCTCGTCGTCAACGCGATCGTGTTCGGGGCCGTCGCGGGCGCGAACGCACTGCTCACCGATCCGATGGCGATCGGTGATCTCGCCGCCGTGCACCTGCTCTCGATCCCGTATCTGCTCGCGTGTGGCGCGTTTGGAACGTTCGCGAGCGTCGCCGCCGGGCGGCGCCGCGTCGCCGAAGGGGTGAGCGCGGGCGGCATCGTCGGGGCCTATCTGGTGGACACGCTGGTCACCGAGACGGATCTCGCGTGGCTGGGTGGGCTCTCGCCGACGCGGTACTACGTCCCCCTCGATATCCTCACACAGAGTGCGTACGACCCGCTCGGGGCCGTGATCTTGCTCGGAGCGGCGGTGGTGCTCGTCGCCGCGAGTGCGCTGTGGTTCGGGGAGGTGGACCTCCATGCCTGA
- a CDS encoding ABC transporter permease subunit, whose translation MPETRDARHDAHGRTDWQTLLTVARFEGHNRLRITGVIAVLFALFGALYVWVGPQMTDAGFTEMLDAMPPALNELFGFETLDSIEGLLASEFYTLGWMVGVGGYLASAAAGSVAGEFGEGRLDTMLAGPVTRRSVLLGKFLALGVPIVALSVAVPILLSGTAFLFGDPLALDDLAVLHALSLPYLVCWAAIGLLVGVVVRRGRVAGRVALGAVFAAWLLEAVIVTTEYDALGGLSPMRYLDPPGVLVHGEIDLVGAGVLTVVAIVCLALAVFLFQRRDL comes from the coding sequence ATGCCTGAGACACGGGACGCCCGACACGATGCCCACGGCAGGACCGACTGGCAGACGCTGCTGACCGTCGCGCGCTTCGAGGGGCACAATCGCCTCCGGATCACCGGCGTCATCGCCGTGCTGTTCGCGCTGTTCGGGGCGTTGTACGTCTGGGTCGGCCCGCAGATGACCGACGCGGGGTTCACCGAGATGCTCGACGCGATGCCGCCGGCGCTCAACGAACTGTTCGGCTTCGAAACCCTCGACTCGATCGAGGGCCTGCTCGCCAGTGAGTTCTACACGCTCGGGTGGATGGTCGGGGTCGGCGGCTATCTCGCGTCCGCGGCGGCGGGCAGCGTCGCGGGGGAGTTCGGCGAGGGCCGACTCGACACGATGCTCGCCGGCCCGGTCACCCGCCGGAGCGTCCTGCTCGGAAAATTCCTCGCGCTCGGCGTCCCGATCGTCGCGCTCAGCGTCGCGGTTCCGATCCTGCTCTCCGGGACCGCCTTCCTGTTCGGGGACCCGCTGGCGCTCGACGATCTGGCCGTCCTGCACGCGCTGTCGCTCCCGTATCTGGTCTGCTGGGCGGCGATCGGCCTGCTCGTCGGCGTCGTCGTCCGGCGCGGGCGTGTCGCGGGCCGGGTCGCGCTCGGAGCGGTGTTCGCGGCGTGGCTGCTCGAGGCCGTGATCGTGACGACGGAGTACGACGCGCTCGGCGGCCTCTCGCCGATGCGATATCTCGACCCGCCGGGCGTGCTCGTCCACGGTGAGATCGACCTCGTCGGCGCGGGCGTCCTGACCGTCGTCGCGATCGTCTGTCTCGCGCTCGCCGTGTTCCTGTTCCAGCGTCGGGACCTCTGA
- the cysS gene encoding cysteine--tRNA ligase has translation MSEHTPPDGGDPIRVTDSMTGESQVFEPTDDDHVRLYYCGLTTSDPPHLGHARGWVHVDVMVRWLRARGYSVDHIENFTDVNEKIVARIGEAGADERDVAQSYIETIIAAMRGLGCERASAYPRVSEHIEEIVALVERLIDRGHAYAVDGSVYFDVTSFESYGDLSNQAVDEMESQGDPDERSEKRHPADFALWKAGGVDPAAIADHRHDEAAPADEAVDGAQTWASPWGEGRPGWHVECSAMSTAHLADTIDIHVGGQDLIFPHHENEIAQSEAATGREFVRYWLHVGLLETADEKMSSSLGNFATVAEAIDEHGAGVVRTFLLSTAYDSRATYSAATIAEARDRFETLRRGYERAQEGADSVAAFATAPDDDLRDAVADARREAHDGLNDDFNTRRALAALEAATRAVNRHVDRGAPYDYQGCRDAIALYDAIAIDVLGLPLAVAAGGDADDLVDDLVELLLEVRERDREAGNYDRADWVRDRLDELGIEVEDGDGGPTFRRA, from the coding sequence ATGAGCGAGCACACGCCCCCCGACGGTGGCGATCCGATTCGGGTGACCGACTCGATGACCGGCGAGTCACAGGTCTTCGAGCCCACCGACGACGACCACGTTCGGCTCTATTACTGTGGGCTGACCACCTCGGACCCGCCGCATCTCGGTCACGCCCGCGGGTGGGTCCACGTCGACGTGATGGTGCGCTGGCTGCGGGCCCGCGGGTATTCGGTCGACCATATCGAGAACTTCACCGACGTCAACGAGAAGATCGTCGCACGCATCGGAGAAGCGGGCGCGGACGAACGCGATGTCGCGCAATCCTACATCGAGACGATCATCGCCGCGATGCGTGGCCTGGGCTGTGAGCGCGCCAGCGCGTACCCGCGCGTCTCCGAGCACATCGAAGAGATCGTCGCACTCGTCGAGCGATTGATCGACCGGGGCCACGCCTACGCCGTCGACGGGTCGGTCTACTTCGACGTGACGAGTTTCGAGTCGTACGGCGACCTCTCGAATCAGGCGGTCGACGAGATGGAGTCCCAGGGCGACCCCGACGAACGATCGGAAAAGCGCCACCCCGCCGATTTCGCGCTCTGGAAAGCCGGCGGCGTCGACCCCGCGGCGATCGCTGACCACCGTCACGACGAGGCCGCACCCGCCGACGAGGCCGTCGACGGCGCCCAGACCTGGGCGTCTCCGTGGGGTGAAGGTCGGCCCGGGTGGCACGTCGAGTGCTCGGCGATGAGCACGGCCCACCTCGCCGACACCATCGACATCCACGTCGGCGGGCAGGACCTGATCTTTCCCCATCACGAAAACGAGATCGCCCAGAGCGAGGCCGCGACGGGGAGGGAGTTCGTGCGCTACTGGCTGCACGTCGGCCTGCTCGAAACCGCCGACGAGAAGATGTCCTCCTCGCTGGGCAACTTCGCGACCGTCGCGGAGGCGATCGACGAGCACGGCGCAGGCGTCGTGCGCACCTTCCTCCTCTCGACGGCCTACGACTCGCGGGCGACCTACAGCGCGGCGACGATCGCGGAGGCCCGCGATCGCTTCGAGACGCTTCGACGCGGGTACGAGCGCGCCCAGGAGGGGGCCGACAGCGTCGCGGCGTTCGCGACCGCGCCGGACGACGACCTTCGTGACGCCGTCGCGGACGCACGTCGTGAGGCCCACGACGGCCTGAACGACGATTTCAACACCCGCCGCGCGCTCGCCGCACTCGAAGCGGCCACCCGTGCGGTCAACCGCCACGTCGATCGGGGCGCGCCGTACGACTACCAGGGCTGTCGCGACGCGATCGCGCTGTACGACGCGATCGCGATCGACGTGTTGGGCCTGCCGCTGGCGGTCGCGGCGGGCGGCGACGCCGACGACCTGGTCGACGATCTGGTCGAACTCCTCCTGGAGGTCCGCGAGCGCGACCGCGAGGCCGGCAACTACGACCGGGCCGACTGGGTGCGCGACCGACTCGACGAGCTGGGCATCGAGGTCGAGGACGGCGACGGCGGCCCGACCTTCCGGCGGGCGTAG
- a CDS encoding fibronectin type III domain-containing protein, producing the protein MADENDPTGTGQPVTTRRGLLASAAGLAGGAAVGSRVIGSASGRPTNEMFIDDVTASSISFSYVSSATPIQIRWDDYVFWVETPDSPETVGRPPIAPDRTYEIEVDQGDPSTTVSETLDPAIVTTPPADSPAPGGPEFRWATFDVTETEVVVGWTAAGDETNRVHVGAAPVTDRVVEPPVTHATAADGQATLTGLDPETAYFLQAWTETVENGEVVAESAPIEAEVTTAGSIAPPGDLSLAPAEGGIDLSWTAPAESVERYAVRVVPDNLEGVFRSVPASETSVTIDALPPGSVVDVSVEAVTGDGRSVPARAVVRTAPDVPQIDGVRPRDLDGDGIHADFNGNGRIDFPDVNRYFQHADDRILEEHTALFDINGDGQIDLQDPLTLFEWV; encoded by the coding sequence ATGGCTGACGAGAACGATCCAACGGGGACAGGACAGCCGGTGACGACCCGGCGGGGCCTGCTGGCCTCGGCAGCGGGACTCGCAGGGGGTGCGGCCGTCGGGTCGAGAGTGATCGGAAGCGCATCGGGACGGCCGACCAACGAGATGTTTATCGACGACGTGACTGCCTCTTCGATCTCCTTTTCGTACGTCTCTTCGGCCACCCCCATCCAGATCAGGTGGGACGACTACGTGTTCTGGGTGGAAACTCCCGACTCCCCGGAGACGGTCGGTCGACCTCCGATCGCCCCCGACCGAACCTACGAGATAGAGGTCGACCAGGGGGACCCATCGACGACTGTCAGTGAGACACTGGACCCTGCGATAGTGACGACACCACCGGCCGATTCACCGGCACCAGGGGGACCGGAGTTCCGGTGGGCCACGTTCGACGTCACCGAAACCGAGGTCGTCGTCGGGTGGACCGCCGCGGGCGACGAGACGAACCGTGTTCACGTCGGCGCTGCACCAGTCACCGACAGGGTCGTCGAACCGCCGGTCACCCACGCAACTGCCGCTGATGGCCAGGCCACCCTGACTGGCCTCGATCCGGAGACGGCCTACTTCCTCCAGGCCTGGACGGAGACCGTCGAAAACGGCGAGGTCGTCGCGGAATCGGCCCCGATCGAAGCCGAGGTGACGACTGCGGGGTCGATCGCTCCGCCGGGGGACCTCTCGCTCGCCCCCGCCGAGGGCGGGATCGACCTCTCGTGGACGGCGCCCGCCGAATCCGTCGAGCGCTACGCCGTGCGAGTCGTTCCCGACAATCTCGAAGGTGTCTTCCGGTCGGTGCCAGCCAGCGAGACGAGCGTCACGATCGACGCGCTCCCACCGGGATCGGTCGTCGACGTCTCCGTCGAAGCCGTCACGGGCGACGGACGGTCGGTCCCGGCGCGAGCCGTCGTGCGGACGGCCCCCGACGTCCCGCAGATCGACGGCGTCCGGCCCCGTGATCTCGACGGCGACGGGATCCACGCCGATTTCAACGGCAACGGACGGATCGACTTCCCAGACGTCAATCGGTACTTCCAGCACGCCGACGACCGCATCCTCGAAGAGCACACTGCGCTGTTCGACATCAATGGCGACGGCCAGATCGACCTCCAGGACCCGTTGACGCTGTTCGAGTGGGTCTGA